From the Acipenser ruthenus chromosome 5, fAciRut3.2 maternal haplotype, whole genome shotgun sequence genome, the window ATGTATGTTATTGACATAGCTGGCTATTAaattaaaatcattaaaacaatgaCCAGAACCCTAAAGTATCTTAATCATGTAATTATTcctattaaacctggagtggaatggctaTCCTGAACTGGACTTGCTTTCATCCGGCCAAATGATAAAACCCACACATTTTTGTATTGTCTTTACAGCTGGACTGTGGTATCCACCCTGGTTTGGAGGGGATGGATGCTCTCCCTTACATTGATTTGATTGACCCTGCAGAGATTGACCTTCTCCTTATAAGCCAGTGAGTCAAAGTGGTATTACATACTCTGGGTGGATTTGACCTCCATGTGGGAATTGGGAGGGTTTGGAATAGGACCTGTTCATTtgaatgttgctttttttttttttttttttggtcagtttCCATTTAGATCACTGTGGGGCCTTGCCTTGGTTTCTACAGAAGACCAGCTTCAAAGGGAGGACGTTCATGACTCACGCAACTAAAGCGATTTATCGATGGCTCCTGTCAGATTATGTAAAAGTCAGGTATGTGAAACAACTATACTCTTTACTGTAAATAAGTTGGGACTGAAAGAGTGGCTGCTCCTGTAATATAGTATTTAATGTACCTGACATGAGACATGTCAGTCGGTGTGCTTATTTATTTTCCCCTGTTTGGGATATAGCCCAGTGGAGGCACTCATCACACTAGAATTGACGACACGCTTACATTTTCCATTTAGAGTTGTGAACTTTAACTACAATCTGTTTATGTGTGTAGTAACATTTCAGCAGATGACATGCTGTACACAGAGACCGACCTGGAAGAAAGCATGGACAAGATTGAAACCATCAACTTCCACGAAGTGAAGGAGGTAGCAGGGATCACATTTTGGTGCTACCATGCTGGCCACGTTCTGGGGGCAGCCATGTTCATGATTGAAATAGCTGGCGTGAAGGTAAGGCTTTGACTTTGTCCTGTTTTTTGTCATGTCTGGTTTTTGGTGGAGTGTTACATGGGGAGTAGACCTGTGCTTTCAGGATCAGGCAACAATTAAACTACGTAAACCAGCTTAGTGTGCATTCAGAGCAGTCCAATctgtgtgcttttgtttttagtcATATAATTATTTGACTAAAGCTAAGCCTTGGTTAACCCTGTTTTACTTATAACATTATTTGTGTATGTTATAAATTCGGGGGGTATTTGGGAGTGAATGAAAGGGCATTCAGATGGATGACGAGATATATCCacagtacatatacagtatcCTTTTAGAGATTGAAAGTTAGAAATTATAATTAGGACCAAGCATTAACAACTGGTTTCACCCTAATTAGGACTGGTCTTCCTTCCCTAACTGGGAATGTAGTCCAAGATtggtgctaatctgggtctgagAAACCAGCTGCACTGTAGGTCTAGGATCCCAGAGATCTGTAAAGAATAATGTGATCCTACTGCATGTGGACTTGTTTGGGTGTGCCCACAAGAGAcgctaaaaacaaaatgttttttttcttcttctttacaGTTGTTGTACACAGGAGACTTCTCTCGGCAAGAAGACAGGCATTTGATGGCAGCCGAGATTCCCAGTGTCAAACCGGATATTCTCATTATTGTACGTGTCTTCAGATTGCTGTGGAGGACTACCTTCTGTAATACTTACCAACATTTCTTATTGGAGATTTTTTTGTAGTGTTTGGGCTTCAATGCGTGTATGGGAatagcaacattttttttatttattatagaaTAATGTTACTGACATGTCTTTCTGGTATGAGTGGAATATTTTTCTAAAATGCTCAAAATTGTGTCTACAAATAGATAACAAAATCAAATCTGGCTTTAGGTTACTATAGTCATATTCATGGATTTTTACATCCATAAACAATGTACCCTTGTTTGAAAATTCTGCGGTTTTTACATATATTCTAAGTGCAAGAAAAGCTCACGTACGGTAACTTGACAGGCTCTATATTGGTATTCTGCGATCATTGCCCTTTATATACTAAACCCTCTTTGTATTCTTTAAATTATAAAAGTACCTTCAAATGGTAGCTGCTTTCAGGGCTTCCCCTTCTCAATACTTGCCTTCTCTCCAGGAATCCACCTACGGCACCCACATCCACGAGAAAAGGGAAGAACGAGAGGCACGCTTCTGCAACACTGTGCACGACATTGTGAACAGGGAGGGGAGGTGCCTCATTCCTGTCTTTGCCTTGGGGAGAGCCCAGGAGCTGCTGCTTATTCTCGGTGTGTGTGACTGCCTGTTTGTGTCTGTATTCGCACCTTCATACAGGTAGAGGGTATGGGGAGGGGAATCTGTTCCTGTTAGCTCCCTGTGTCACGTGTTTCTTGTTTTAATTTGCAGATGAATACTGGCAGAATCACCCGGAGCTACACGACATTCCCATCTACTATGCCTCGTCCCTGGCTAAGAAGTGCATGGCGGTGTATCAGACTTACGTCCATGCCATGAACGACAAGATCCGCAAGGCTATCAATATCAACAACCCCTTTGTTTTCAAGCACATCAGCAACCTGAAAGTTAGTTCTGTTGATTGTTGTTTACAATGACTAAaagagtgtatgtgtgttttgcACTTGCCACCACCTCACTCCTAACCCACATAGACCCATGCTTCAGTCATTACTTGTATCAGGTTAAAAATAACCTGCAGTATAACTTTATGAAGCTTCTCAGTTGTGTTGTCCATGGCTTGTGAAGTAAGTACATATCTAGTGAAGATATCTAGAGCCTCTAAAGTACGTCAATCATTCTTTTTCCAGAGCATGGATCATTTTGATGACATCGGCCCCAGCGTGGTCATGGCCTCCCCAGGTATGATGCAGAGTGGCCTTTCCAGGGAGCTGTTTGAGAGCTGGTGCACTGATAAGAGGAATGGCGTCATAATTGCAGGTTACTGCGTGGAAGGAACCCTTGCCAAGGTGGGTAACCTAATCACCAAATAAAGCTATTGGGACATGATTCATTCTTGAAAACAGTATGTGACATCTTGTATTGTTTTTCTTGGTTAAATATGTAACAATGTTGACCTCATCTGAGTTTCTTCCTTCTGTGCAGCACATCATGTCTGAACCAGAGGAGATCGCCACTATGTCCGGACAGAAGCTGCAGCTGAAGATGTCTGTGGATTACATCTCCTTCTCTGCTCACACAGACTACCAGCAGACCAGCGAGTTCATCCGGGCACTGAAACCGCCACACGTAGTAAGTTCCATTCCTTTCAGATCAGCGTGAATATAGGTGTACAGCAAaggtaaataaatgtgtttattataaacCTTTTTATAACACAATTATCAGAATTTTGAAGGCTATGTGTTTAAACGATGGAAAATGTTCACAGTTGGTATAAAGACATTTCTAtatgaattcattttaaaatgatttagttGAGATATATTTAATTGAAGCATTGCTAAGGGTGGCAGTGATGTTGCATGGAAAAAGATCCAAGAGGTCTGTGGTTTGGATTTCATTATTGACCTGGTTGACCAGCTTGCTTCTCTGTTAGCCAAGTTGAGATGTAGAATTGGGTGGTAGTGGGATTTTGCTTCCATTTGCTGTTTCCTTGGTTAGCattaaaaatgcagtattttACTTGCCTAAGAAGCCTTACTTCATCTTGCCACATTCTCAGATCCTGGTGCACGGTGAACAAAATGAAATGGCCAGGCTGAAGGCTGCACTGATCCGTGAATATGAAGACAATGATGAAGCTCATATTGAAGTACACAACCCACGCAACACTGAGGCTGTGACGCTTAACTTCAGAGGAGAGAAACTTGCCAAGGTAGGGGGCTTCGCAGAAACAGATGGGGGGACTGTATTCTTGGTCTCTCTTCTAAAGGGATTAACGTCTGTTGACTTGGAAGCACTGTAGACGGGTTAGTTAAGGCACTGATGATGTGGGAACCACCTTATTTAGGGGGTGAGGTAGCAAATTAGTCTCCATATCTCCATATGTATCCACTGGCCTACAGAGGTGAAAAGATTATACATGAATTAATACATGAATATGACCTTTTTTGAAGCTTAGCAGGCttcttatttttaaacatttcctTTTAGGTTATGGGATCCCTGGCGGACAAAAAGAGTGAACAAGGTCAGAGAGTTTCAGGAATACTTGTGAAGCGGAACTTCAACTACCACATAGTCACTCCATCAGATCTGTCCAGTAAGTATTGCATGCCTTTAATTCTACCTATACATATCTCCTCTTTGGGGGTTTGTTGTGGTGTTACAACAGCAATCTCCACAGATCTTGTTATGaatgtgtttcttttcttttcagattATACAGAACTATCAATGAGCACAGTTAAACAGACCCAGGCCATTCCTTTTACAGGCCCATTCACATTGCTGGAGAGTCAGCTATGCAATATAGCAGGTTTGTAACTTAGTTCAATTTCCAGACATCTATCACATTTTCCTCCTGAATCAGGAATCATAGTTGACCTTTTATTGTTGAGTAGTGGAGAAACAAAATGGCAAATAGTTGGAGGTTAAGGGGATAAAATTGTGTTCTGTGCTACTATATGTTATGGATTCTGTGCCCCTGCTTACCCTATGTGTTTTTTCCTTGTCGTTTTAGGGAATATTGAAGAAATTGAGACTCACGACAGGCCTGCACTAAAGGTTTTCAAAAACATCACACTGGTGCAGGAACCTGGAATGGTGGTATTGGAGGTGAGGTTAGGGGCGAGGGATAGGTGTGAAGGAAAGCAGACCTGGGTAATACATAAAACCACATCCAGATAAGCAGCTGCAAAGAGCTGCTGCGATCCAACCACCATCTCCTGGTGCTTTTACGTGGACAAAAACGATGGACAGTTCTTGGCAAACAGACTTCTCATTTAACATATGAAGTAGTATTATGGATATTCTAGTGTAAAGAGATGCAATATGCaaatgagggggagggggagggggtagcAAAGTTCTTGCATCAGCCATCAATGTAGCATATGAAATCGGTGTGCCCATTTCCATTTTGAAACAGGTTAATGTTTGTGGAATGCTATTTCAGGTTGCTGGAGTAGGCGAGAGAGCTGGCATGAAGAGATGCTCACTCACCATCGTGTGTTTTCTGTTTCCCAGTGGATTTCCAATCCATTGAATGACATGTACGCTGACGCAGTGACCACTGTCGTTCTGGAGGTGCAGTCCAATCCCAAGGCTCAGAAAGGTCAGGCCATTTTAGTTAGGTTCTGTTTCTTACAGTAGTGCATTGGGAGCCAAAAGACAGTCCTGACCTTTTCTAAAGTAATGGGTTGAATAATAAGGTATGTAAGTTGAAGGAAAACATTAAAAAGATGTGATGCACTAGCCTTTTATTTTACCCATAACCTGTATAATTGCATAGCTCCTCTCCTTGATGTGATGTGGGATTGTTTTTAGCAGTTGGTCTGCAGTTGACCACAAAAGAGATAATGGTACATTTTATTAGGTGTGCCAATGCAGTCTTGTAGGGAATTGACCTGTTATCAGTATGCTCTTCACTTACAGCCATGGCAAATGCCAAACAGGACAGAATTGATATGGAAACCTACCAGAAGAGACTGGAAGTTatgttacagtaagtgcaatgatatttgtggcacactctacaacccggtttctcagagacgtcggattcagtggccaagagttgtgtcgcacagtgaagaacttatctgaagcagcagagaggagcagcaactggctgtggttgagacagaaagattctggctggggatctcaagcacaatagaaaggaaagctgatgt encodes:
- the LOC117402197 gene encoding cleavage and polyadenylation specificity factor subunit 3-like; this encodes MAAKRKADSLVPAEESDQLLIRPLGAGQEVGRSCIILEFKGRKIMLDCGIHPGLEGMDALPYIDLIDPAEIDLLLISHFHLDHCGALPWFLQKTSFKGRTFMTHATKAIYRWLLSDYVKVSNISADDMLYTETDLEESMDKIETINFHEVKEVAGITFWCYHAGHVLGAAMFMIEIAGVKLLYTGDFSRQEDRHLMAAEIPSVKPDILIIESTYGTHIHEKREEREARFCNTVHDIVNREGRCLIPVFALGRAQELLLILDEYWQNHPELHDIPIYYASSLAKKCMAVYQTYVHAMNDKIRKAININNPFVFKHISNLKSMDHFDDIGPSVVMASPGMMQSGLSRELFESWCTDKRNGVIIAGYCVEGTLAKHIMSEPEEIATMSGQKLQLKMSVDYISFSAHTDYQQTSEFIRALKPPHVILVHGEQNEMARLKAALIREYEDNDEAHIEVHNPRNTEAVTLNFRGEKLAKVMGSLADKKSEQGQRVSGILVKRNFNYHIVTPSDLSNYTELSMSTVKQTQAIPFTGPFTLLESQLCNIAGNIEEIETHDRPALKVFKNITLVQEPGMVVLEWISNPLNDMYADAVTTVVLEVQSNPKAQKAMANAKQDRIDMETYQKRLEVMLQDMFGEEAVNLKDGKDLLVTVDGKTAYINVETRTVDYEEGSADDESLKEMVELAVQRLYDALNPAL